In Paracoccus jeotgali, the following are encoded in one genomic region:
- a CDS encoding toxic anion resistance protein has product MTTQTQRAAEGTQTQIEEVTGVVLPEPAGDIVPLEQAPAPLADEIRRRMNEIDLRDTGSVVNFGTRAQNELQEISQQMLADVKNKDVGPAGESLRNIVTTIRGFSVSELDVRRERTWWERMLGRSAPFARFVANYEDVQGQIDKITEDLMSHEHRLLKDIKSLDVLYDRTLKFYDELALYIAAGEAKLAELDEQTIPAKEAEVQSSPPDGQVMEAQELRDLRSMRDDLERRVHDLKLTRQVTMQSLPSIRLVQENDKSLVTKINSTLVNTVPLWETQLAQAVTIQRSAQAAGAVKEATDLTNDLLTANAKNLRQANAQIRTQMERGVFDIESIRTANAELIATIEDSLRIADEGKARRATAEEELLRMEQDLRRTLSASRAQTQQIGQAPRT; this is encoded by the coding sequence ATGACCACCCAGACCCAACGTGCCGCCGAGGGCACCCAGACCCAGATCGAAGAGGTCACCGGGGTCGTGCTGCCCGAACCGGCAGGCGATATCGTGCCGCTCGAGCAAGCTCCGGCCCCGCTCGCGGACGAGATCCGCCGGCGGATGAACGAGATCGACCTGCGCGACACCGGCTCGGTGGTGAATTTCGGCACCCGCGCCCAGAACGAGCTGCAAGAGATCAGCCAGCAGATGCTCGCCGACGTCAAGAACAAGGATGTCGGGCCGGCGGGCGAATCGCTGCGCAACATCGTCACCACCATTCGCGGCTTTTCGGTTAGTGAACTCGACGTGCGGCGCGAGCGGACCTGGTGGGAACGGATGCTGGGCCGCTCGGCCCCGTTTGCGCGCTTTGTGGCGAATTACGAGGATGTGCAGGGCCAGATCGACAAGATCACCGAGGATCTGATGTCGCATGAGCACCGGCTGCTCAAGGACATCAAGTCGCTGGACGTGCTGTATGACCGCACGCTGAAATTCTATGACGAACTGGCGCTGTATATCGCGGCGGGCGAGGCCAAGCTGGCCGAACTGGACGAACAGACCATCCCCGCGAAAGAGGCCGAGGTGCAGTCCAGCCCTCCCGACGGGCAGGTGATGGAGGCGCAGGAGCTGCGCGACCTGCGTTCCATGCGCGACGATCTGGAACGGCGCGTCCATGACCTGAAGCTGACGCGGCAGGTGACGATGCAGTCGCTGCCGTCGATCCGGCTGGTGCAGGAAAACGACAAGTCGCTGGTGACCAAGATCAACTCGACGCTGGTGAACACCGTGCCGCTGTGGGAAACGCAGCTGGCCCAGGCGGTGACGATCCAGCGCTCGGCCCAGGCGGCGGGCGCGGTGAAAGAGGCGACCGACCTGACTAACGACCTGCTGACCGCCAACGCCAAGAACCTGCGTCAGGCCAACGCGCAGATCCGCACCCAGATGGAACGCGGCGTCTTTGACATCGAATCGATCCGCACCGCCAATGCCGAACTGATCGCCACCATCGAGGACAGCCTGCGCATCGCGGATGAGGGCAAGGCCCGCCGCGCCACGGCCGAGGAAGAACTGCTGCGGATGGAACAGGATCTGCGCCGCACGCTGTCCGCCTCGCGCGCGCAGACCCAGCAGATCGGACAGGCCCCAAGGACGTGA
- a CDS encoding 3-hydroxyacyl-CoA dehydrogenase NAD-binding domain-containing protein, with protein MSDFTIQKDSDGVAIITWDVAGKSMNVLSEDGIRQLDGLIDDALGDDSVKGIVITSGKPDFAAGMDLNVLGSMKESGGAEAIFALVMQLHGVLRKIERAGMDPKTLKGGKPIAAALPGTALGIGLEIPLATHRIFAADNPKAKIGLPEIQVGIFPGAGGTTRLVRKLGVMGAAPLLLEGKLNDPKKAKAAGVIDEVVDDPVAAARDWVLNAKDADIVKPWDAKGYKMPGGEPFHPAGFMTFVGANAMVMGRTMGVYPAARALLSAVYEGAMVPFDQALKIEARWFTNVLMNPSSGAMIRSLFINKEALEKGANRPDVPDQKVRKLGILGAGMMGAGIAYVSAMAGIEVVLIDAQQDAADRGKAHSADLLDKAISRKKSTEAKKTEVLDRITATTDYDALAGCDLIVEAVFEDPAVKAEVTAKAEAVIGADAIFATNTSTLPISDLARASQRPEQFIGIHFFSPVDKMLLVEIIRGKQTGDRAVAKALDFVRQIRKTPIVVNDARFFYANRCIIPYLNEGMRMLAEGVSPVLIENAARMMGMPLGPLQLVDETSIDLGVRIAKATRAAMGDSYPDGAVDDVLFWMADEGRMGRKAKAGFYAYDEAGKRQGLWPGLAERFPQADPQPDLTEVQHRLMFAQTLEAVRALQEGVLLDIREGDVGAILGWGFAPWTGGPFSWLDMLGAARAVEICDRLTKAHGPRFAAPDLLREMADTDQTFYGRFGAGKKAA; from the coding sequence ATGAGCGATTTTACCATCCAGAAAGACTCCGACGGCGTTGCCATCATCACCTGGGATGTCGCGGGAAAGTCGATGAACGTGCTGTCCGAGGACGGCATCCGCCAGCTTGACGGGCTGATCGACGACGCGCTTGGCGATGACTCGGTCAAGGGCATCGTCATCACCAGCGGCAAGCCGGATTTCGCCGCCGGCATGGACCTGAATGTGCTCGGCTCGATGAAGGAAAGCGGCGGGGCCGAGGCGATCTTCGCGCTGGTCATGCAATTGCACGGCGTGCTGCGCAAGATCGAGCGGGCGGGCATGGACCCCAAGACGCTGAAGGGCGGCAAGCCCATCGCGGCGGCACTGCCCGGCACCGCATTGGGGATCGGGCTGGAAATCCCGCTGGCCACGCACCGGATCTTTGCCGCCGACAACCCCAAGGCCAAGATCGGCCTGCCCGAGATCCAGGTCGGCATCTTCCCCGGTGCCGGCGGCACCACGCGGCTGGTGCGCAAGCTGGGCGTGATGGGCGCGGCGCCCCTGCTGCTGGAAGGCAAGCTGAACGACCCCAAGAAGGCCAAGGCCGCCGGCGTCATCGACGAGGTGGTGGACGATCCCGTCGCCGCTGCCCGCGACTGGGTGCTGAACGCCAAGGACGCCGATATCGTCAAGCCGTGGGATGCCAAGGGCTACAAGATGCCGGGGGGCGAGCCGTTCCACCCGGCGGGCTTCATGACCTTCGTCGGCGCAAACGCGATGGTGATGGGCCGCACGATGGGCGTCTATCCCGCCGCCCGGGCGCTGCTGTCGGCGGTCTATGAAGGCGCGATGGTGCCCTTTGACCAGGCGCTGAAGATCGAGGCGCGGTGGTTCACCAATGTGCTGATGAACCCGTCCTCGGGCGCGATGATCCGCAGCCTGTTCATCAACAAGGAAGCGCTGGAAAAAGGCGCGAACCGCCCTGACGTGCCCGACCAGAAGGTGCGCAAGCTGGGGATCTTGGGCGCCGGCATGATGGGCGCAGGCATCGCCTATGTCAGCGCCATGGCGGGGATCGAGGTGGTGCTGATCGACGCCCAGCAGGACGCCGCCGACCGCGGCAAGGCCCATTCGGCCGATCTGCTGGACAAGGCGATCAGCCGCAAGAAATCCACCGAGGCGAAAAAGACCGAGGTGCTGGACCGGATCACGGCGACGACCGATTACGACGCGCTTGCCGGCTGCGATCTGATCGTCGAGGCGGTGTTCGAAGACCCCGCCGTCAAGGCCGAGGTCACCGCCAAGGCCGAGGCCGTGATTGGCGCGGACGCGATCTTTGCGACCAACACCTCGACCCTGCCGATCAGCGATCTGGCCCGCGCCAGCCAGCGGCCCGAGCAATTCATCGGCATCCACTTCTTCAGCCCCGTCGACAAGATGCTGCTGGTCGAGATCATTCGCGGCAAGCAGACCGGCGACCGCGCGGTGGCCAAGGCGCTGGATTTCGTGCGCCAGATCCGCAAGACGCCGATCGTCGTCAATGACGCACGCTTCTTCTATGCCAACCGCTGCATCATTCCTTACCTCAATGAGGGGATGCGGATGCTGGCCGAGGGCGTCAGCCCGGTGCTGATCGAGAATGCGGCGCGGATGATGGGCATGCCCCTGGGCCCGCTGCAACTGGTGGACGAGACCAGCATCGACCTGGGCGTGCGGATCGCCAAGGCCACGCGCGCGGCGATGGGCGACAGCTATCCCGATGGCGCCGTCGATGACGTGCTGTTCTGGATGGCGGATGAGGGTCGGATGGGCCGCAAGGCCAAGGCCGGCTTCTATGCCTATGACGAGGCCGGCAAGCGTCAGGGCCTGTGGCCGGGTCTGGCCGAGCGCTTCCCGCAGGCCGATCCGCAGCCCGATCTGACCGAGGTGCAGCACCGGCTGATGTTCGCCCAGACGCTCGAAGCGGTGCGCGCGCTGCAGGAAGGCGTGCTGCTGGACATCCGCGAGGGCGATGTCGGCGCCATCCTCGGCTGGGGCTTTGCGCCCTGGACCGGGGGGCCGTTCAGCTGGCTGGACATGCTGGGCGCCGCCCGCGCGGTCGAGATCTGCGACCGCCTGACAAAGGCGCATGGCCCGCGCTTTGCCGCGCCCGACCTGCTGCGCGAAATGGCGGACACGGACCAGACCTTCTACGGCCGCTTTGGCGCGGGCAAGAAAGCCGCCTGA
- a CDS encoding DUF2927 domain-containing protein, which translates to MRFRWRGFCAAAAGVALAALAGCTDATGPEPPAPAPSPQVTDPLATPPEARPGGVLRAARAQRAADEARDAQRAAESPASQNIRGYYIGVEDMLIARGLLRNDDGRSIPVTPERLAANFIDIALYDEYSRDGAALIAGPNPSRLRRWAQPVRIAVETGASVPPATRIRDRTEVQQFAERLARLTGHDIAATPGRGNFTVLFLNEDERRAIGPRLSAILPGIPAHDIEAIQSLPPQTYCTVFAYSLGASPLYSDAVAIIRAELPPRLRSSCIHEELAQGMGLANDSPKARPSIFNDDEEFGLLTWHDELLLKMLYDPRLRPGMTVETAAEPVKQIAAELLAPGQT; encoded by the coding sequence CTGCGCTTCCGCTGGCGCGGGTTCTGCGCGGCGGCGGCTGGCGTGGCGCTGGCGGCGCTGGCGGGCTGCACCGACGCCACCGGGCCGGAACCGCCCGCCCCGGCGCCCAGCCCGCAGGTCACGGACCCCCTCGCCACCCCGCCCGAGGCGCGGCCCGGTGGCGTCTTGCGCGCCGCCCGCGCCCAACGCGCCGCGGACGAGGCGCGCGATGCACAACGCGCCGCCGAAAGCCCGGCCAGCCAGAACATCCGCGGCTATTATATCGGGGTCGAGGATATGCTGATCGCGCGCGGGCTGCTGCGCAATGATGACGGCCGCTCGATCCCGGTGACGCCGGAACGGCTGGCGGCGAACTTCATCGACATCGCGCTGTATGACGAATACAGCCGCGACGGCGCCGCGCTGATCGCCGGGCCGAACCCCTCGCGCCTGCGGCGTTGGGCGCAGCCGGTGCGGATCGCGGTCGAGACCGGCGCCTCGGTCCCGCCCGCCACGCGCATCCGCGACCGGACCGAGGTGCAGCAATTCGCCGAACGCCTCGCCCGGTTGACCGGCCATGACATCGCCGCCACCCCCGGCCGCGGCAATTTCACCGTGCTGTTCCTGAACGAGGATGAACGGCGCGCGATCGGGCCGCGCCTGTCCGCGATCCTGCCCGGCATCCCCGCCCATGATATCGAGGCGATCCAATCCCTTCCGCCCCAGACCTATTGCACGGTCTTCGCCTATTCGCTGGGCGCCAGCCCGCTTTACAGCGACGCGGTGGCGATCATCCGGGCCGAGCTGCCGCCGCGCCTGCGGTCCTCCTGCATCCACGAGGAACTGGCGCAGGGCATGGGGCTGGCCAATGACAGCCCCAAGGCCCGCCCCTCGATCTTCAACGATGACGAGGAATTCGGGCTGCTGACCTGGCATGACGAATTGCTGCTGAAAATGCTGTATGATCCGCGCCTGCGCCCCGGCATGACCGTCGAGACGGCGGCCGAGCCGGTCAAGCAGATCGCGGCCGAACTGCTGGCGCCGGGCCAGACGTGA
- a CDS encoding SPFH domain-containing protein produces MALFNFLSGEFIDVIAWTDDTRDTMVWRFERHGNAIKYGAKLTVREGQAAVFVHEGQIADVFAPGLYILETNNMPVLTTLQHWDHGFRSPFKSEIYFVNTTRFNNLKWGTRNPIIARDPEFGPVRIRAFGTYSMRVTDPARFMAEIVGTDGEFTSDEITFQLRNIIVQEFSRMIASSGIPVLDMAANTDQLGRMVAKAIAPTIANYGLTIPEFYIENVSLPDEVEAILDKRTSMGIVGDLDRFGQYAQSEAMLNASQNPGGAGAGMGAGMGAAIGMGMAGNMAMRGPWGQVPASQAAPAPGGGAMPPPLPGARAETVWHIAIGGQAQGPYGRGHLGRMANDGSFGRDTLVWSPGQDGWKPAEEVTELAQLFTIQPPPPPLPPQVEGPHED; encoded by the coding sequence ATGGCGCTTTTCAATTTCCTCTCGGGCGAATTCATCGACGTCATCGCCTGGACCGACGACACCCGCGACACCATGGTCTGGCGGTTCGAACGGCATGGCAACGCGATCAAATACGGCGCCAAGCTGACCGTCCGCGAGGGTCAGGCGGCGGTGTTCGTCCATGAAGGCCAGATCGCCGACGTCTTCGCGCCGGGGCTGTATATCCTGGAAACCAACAACATGCCGGTGCTGACCACGCTGCAGCACTGGGATCACGGCTTCCGCTCGCCCTTCAAATCGGAAATCTATTTCGTCAACACGACGCGCTTCAACAATCTGAAATGGGGCACGCGCAACCCGATCATCGCCCGCGACCCGGAATTCGGCCCGGTCCGCATCCGCGCCTTCGGCACCTATTCGATGCGCGTCACCGACCCCGCCCGCTTCATGGCCGAGATCGTCGGCACCGATGGCGAGTTCACCAGCGATGAGATCACCTTCCAGCTGCGCAACATCATCGTGCAGGAGTTCTCGCGGATGATCGCCAGCTCGGGCATTCCGGTGCTGGACATGGCGGCGAACACCGACCAGCTGGGCCGCATGGTCGCCAAGGCCATCGCGCCGACCATCGCCAATTACGGCCTGACCATTCCCGAATTCTACATCGAGAATGTCAGCCTGCCCGACGAGGTCGAGGCGATCCTCGACAAGCGCACCTCGATGGGGATCGTGGGCGATCTGGACCGCTTCGGCCAATACGCCCAGTCCGAGGCGATGCTGAACGCCTCGCAGAACCCCGGCGGCGCGGGTGCCGGGATGGGCGCAGGCATGGGCGCCGCGATCGGCATGGGCATGGCCGGCAACATGGCGATGCGCGGGCCGTGGGGTCAGGTGCCGGCAAGCCAGGCCGCGCCTGCGCCGGGGGGCGGCGCCATGCCGCCGCCGCTGCCGGGCGCGCGGGCCGAAACCGTCTGGCACATCGCCATCGGCGGTCAGGCGCAGGGGCCTTACGGGCGCGGGCATCTGGGGCGGATGGCGAATGACGGCAGCTTTGGCCGCGACACGCTGGTCTGGTCGCCCGGTCAGGACGGCTGGAAGCCCGCCGAAGAGGTGACCGAACTGGCGCAGCTTTTCACCATCCAGCCGCCGCCGCCCCCGCTGCCGCCGCAGGTCGAAGGCCCGCACGAGGACTAG